AATTTTTTCAAACTGGAATTTCCCAACGGCGATATTGTGCAGCTGACAGATGCCGATGAGGTTCACGGCTACTCCGGCGTGATTTCCAAAGACGGCACCGAACTCTTTTACACGCAAGCAGATGCTATAAAAGCAATCCATCTTGATACTTTTGAGGAACGCGTGCTTGCAGAATTCCCCGGTGGGAGTCTTGGCGAATGCAGCGTCAGTGCGGATGAGCAGTTTATCGTAACAGCAATGAAGCGCGACGACAAATCGCATATCACCGTCACTGCTACAGATGGCAGCGGCGGCGAGGTTATCTACACTTCTCCAGATCAGACGATTATCCATCCCCAGTTTCATCCGAAACACCCTGATCTCATCGCATATTCCGGCGACCCTGCGCCACGGATGTGGACGATTCGGCGCGATGGCACAGAAAACCTGAGTCTTTATCAACACGATAACAACGAGTTTCTTGTCCACGAAACCTTCCTCGGCGCGTTGGATGAACTGATCGTGACACATTGGCCATACGCATTGCGGCGGATGTCTTTGGAAACCTTACAGATGCAAACGATTGCTGATTTCAATGCGTGGCACATCGCCAGTAATCGCGATGGGACAAAGGTATTGTGTGATACCGTCCACCCCGATATTGGTTTGCGACTCGTTGATGTGGAATCAGGTGAACATACACCTATCTGTCATCCGCAGAGTTCCTCCAGCGGCAGCCAGTGGAAAACAGATCGGTATGCACTCGCCGAAGATTGGGCAGCCGCACAGCAAGCAGGCGATAGAGAGAAGTCGCTCAGTTGGATGGAGATGAAGGTGGATACCGTTTACGGACCGCAATGGACACACCCGCATCCCTCTTTCAGCCCAGACGAAACCGCTGTCGTGTATACCTCAGATGTATCAGGGCATTCACAGGTGTATGTTGCTGTCATTCCATAAGACACGAAGATTATGAGACGGATCTATGCATACTGTCCGTATCTCCTCGGCACTGTGAACATTCTGGATTTGGTGGCAGTTGCCAATGGATTCGGCAAAGATACTCCAGATGTCAACGGCGATGGTATTGTCAATATTTTAGATTTGGTCGCTGTGGCAAACGCGCTTGAACAGTAAATCAACATTGTCATTTCAATACAGTTCAAGAAAGACTGCCTACGGGCTCATACACCATCGTAAAGAGAATTTGGACAGTTTTCAACATTGGCGGCAACAAAGTCCGTCTTCTGGCATCTATACAGTATCAACTCCAATATGTCACTATTCGTAAAGTGCTAACGCACGCGGAATATGATAAGTGGAACAGGAGGATTTAAAACATAATGTTAGCCGGCACACAAAGAGCAAAAAATGTATTGCCCCTATTGGCACCTCCGACACCTACGCAGCCGAGTATGTTTGAATCCCAAAAGCAAACTCCTTTTGTACCACAACCTTCTCTGCTTCTCAAAACTATGAAGGTTGCGCCTTATTCAGAAAATGATTATCGTTGGTTTGCCTACTTGCTGGAGTTGCTAATTGAGATCGGGAATCGAGATAAAGATTTTAGTTTCAACACCGTCTTGAGAAGTGACTACCGACAACTTTCACCGCTGCTGGAAGAGTTAGTTTTTACAGTAGGTGAAAATGTACATCATCCTGCTACTTCTCTGATGATGCTCGTCGGGCTTCTCGTTGAAAGGTATGAGACTGAAAACGTTCCAAAGTTGTCAGAGCTTCCGCCAGAACCGATAGAAGAGGAACCCGTTGAATGGAACGACGAATGGGAAATTATAGAAATAAGCGACTTAACACCAGAAGAAATACAGGAACTTGAAAAAGACCATGCCCCTGCTGCCATCCTAAAGTGGACCGAAACGGAGGTAGCTATTCACGCATTCTTCTCAATGGGTAATATCCTTTCGGAGGGTGGTTGGGTAAGAGAAGCCATTTCTGCATACGATATGGCACTCCGCTTGAAACCCGATTATGCCGAAGCTTACTACAATCGTGGCACAGCGAAAACATTGATTGGCGAACACGAAACCGCCATCGCCGATTTTGACGAAGCTATCTGTCTGAATCCAGAATTTGTAGAGGCACACTACAACCGCAGTCAAACAAAGGTTAGCCTTAGCCAGATCGAAGGGGCGCGATATGATTTGGAGATAGCGTTAAAACTGGCTGAAAAGCAAGAATGTGATCATATTAAAAGTAACATCCAGCGATGCCTTCAGGAATTGGTTAACATGGATTAACTCCACAACCTATCGTGCGAACGTTCCGAATCCCATTCTGTCGTCGGTGCGAAGTAGTCCGTCTCCTCTGAATGAAGATGCTCCCGGATGACCTCTTCGTTCAGATCAATGCCTAACCCCGGGGTATCTGGAACATTGATATAACCGTCTTGGATAATCGGGTTCGGCAAGCCTGTGACCATCTCATCCCACCAAGGATTGTCAACAGAGTGGTTCTCCAGCACCATAAAGTTTGATGTCGCTGCAGCGCAGTGGACGCTCGCCATAGCGCAGACAGGCGTGCCTGCCATGTGGAGTGCCATCGCAATGCCGTGCTCCTCCGCCAAATCGCCGATCTTTTTCGTCTCCAAAATCCCGCCCGATGTCGCAATATCGGGGTGAGCAATCGCAATCCCTCGACTCTCAAACAGCGGCATGAAATCCTCTTTACAGTAGATGTCCTCACCCGTGCAAATGGGTGTCGCACATGAATTGGAGAGACGAACATATTGGTCAGTATACTGCCACGGCACCATATCTTCTAACCACGCGAGGTTATATTTCTCTAACGCTCTTGCGAGACGGATACAGTCCTCAATACCGATGTGCCCAAAATGATCCACCGAGAGCGGTATCTCATAGCCGATAATGCCCCGAACGGTTTCCACATATTCGCAGAGTATACCGATACCTTTTTCGGTCAAGCGGATGCCGGTAAACGGGTGCATCAGGTTAGAGGTTTCTAAATTCCCCGCCGGTGCAGAAATCGTACCGGGAGTTCCGCGAAGCAGCCCAACACCGATGTCCATCTTCAGGAAAGTGAATCCCCTGTCCATACGTTCTTGGAGTATTTTACCCATCTCTTCGGGGTCTCTGAGGGACGGTGTATCGCTATAGCATCGGATTTTGTCTCGGAATTTGCCGCCAGCGAGTTGATAACACGGTACACCGTAAGCCTTACCTGCCAAATCCATCAGTGCCATTTCAATCCCGCAGATACCGCCACCTTGTCGAGCATGGTGACCGAACTGTTTAATCTGCCGAAAGATTTTATCGACGTTACACGGATTTTCACCCAAAATCCGACTTTTGAGCATCAACGCATACGTCGGACTCGCCCCATCGCGAACCTCACCGAGACCGTAAATGCCTTGGTTCGTGTCCAATTTCAAAATGGGACCACCCGTTTGCGTCCGAACGATACGCATATCGGTGATTTTTAGTGCTGAGGGTTGAGAAGCCGTATTGACATTTGACTGTATCTGTTGATCTTCCATTTATACGTCCTTTCGAGAAATAATGTCGAGTGCGGTATCCAGTATTGTTAGATGGAGTGCTACGCGTTGTTCCAGTTGCCAGACTGTCGGTGTTTCAGAGATAATAACATGTTCACTGTGAAAATGCAAGAGGTAAGGTGTCAAACCTTGGGTGCCCCATGAAGTGGCAACTTTGTAGACCCCTTCAGCAAGGTCCGGCGCATCTTCGCCGGGGTCCTCCGGATCCAGTGGACCGATTGCTTTAGCAGCGGTGGCAAGCCGAGGACCGATGTATTTCTCGTCCCGTTTGCCCTCGTAGAGGTAAAACCCGGTTGCATCGTAGTCCTCATGGAAATCTATCGCAAGCGAGAACTGGGTTTGTCCCAAGGCTTTCTTGACGATAGCAACCTCGGCAACATCGTCTGTCTCAAAAGCGCGATTGATGTCTATGTCGTCAAACGTCTCGCGTGTGTTATGAACATAACCGTAGGGATTAATGCATGGGATCACCAAAAATGAGAAGTCTTTCAGGAGTGTGGTGTTGTCACGTTCAAGGAACCGCAAAACAGCCTCAACACCGGCAGGCTCATCACCGTGCATACCACCAGTGATAAGAACTCGTCGCGGGGTCCGGGCAGACGAGGCTAAGTGAATTTGATATATAGGCAAATTAATATTTTCTTTGGCGTGGACAGTGCCGAGCAGTTCTATTGGCACGTCCAAATATTTCAAGCGTTCAGTAATTTCAGTGTAATCGCGCAAACTTCGGAGCTCCTCAACAAGGTTAGCAAAGAATATACATATAGCATACTGTAAAGTGGTTCTGTGCGCAACCGATTTTTCAGAAGTGTTTTCTGTTTGACATTTACCACCTTTTCTGATAGAATTTCGTTAAACCTTACATCCTAAAAGGACACATAAAATGCCAACTGAAACGGAACTTTACGATGCCGCGCTCACGCATTTTGCTGAAAACGATCTCGAAGCGGCTGTTAATGCCTTTAAAGAACTGATTGACACCTACCCAGACTACATCGAAGGATTCCTTGGGTTAGGACATGCTTATGAACGGATGAGTCTATACGATGAAGCCATTGAGGCTATCCAGAAGGCGATAGAAATCAACCCAAAGGATCCGCTTGTATATACCAGTTTATCCATGTGTTACCAAAGAAAAGGGATGATCCAAGAAGCAGAGGATGCGATGGCAAAGTCGCAGCAGTTGCAGATAGAGGCATCCGGTTCATCTACATAATGGCTTGGAGGATTGACGAGGTTGCAAACCTCGCCAGCAAAAGAATA
The Candidatus Poribacteria bacterium genome window above contains:
- a CDS encoding tetratricopeptide repeat protein — protein: MLAGTQRAKNVLPLLAPPTPTQPSMFESQKQTPFVPQPSLLLKTMKVAPYSENDYRWFAYLLELLIEIGNRDKDFSFNTVLRSDYRQLSPLLEELVFTVGENVHHPATSLMMLVGLLVERYETENVPKLSELPPEPIEEEPVEWNDEWEIIEISDLTPEEIQELEKDHAPAAILKWTETEVAIHAFFSMGNILSEGGWVREAISAYDMALRLKPDYAEAYYNRGTAKTLIGEHETAIADFDEAICLNPEFVEAHYNRSQTKVSLSQIEGARYDLEIALKLAEKQECDHIKSNIQRCLQELVNMD
- a CDS encoding oligogalacturonate lyase family protein codes for the protein MTNYAKASVHPSELREFQDDQTGAHIYQLTNDTSINHNLYFLTSSFTPDQEHLIFTSYRSGKPNFFKLEFPNGDIVQLTDADEVHGYSGVISKDGTELFYTQADAIKAIHLDTFEERVLAEFPGGSLGECSVSADEQFIVTAMKRDDKSHITVTATDGSGGEVIYTSPDQTIIHPQFHPKHPDLIAYSGDPAPRMWTIRRDGTENLSLYQHDNNEFLVHETFLGALDELIVTHWPYALRRMSLETLQMQTIADFNAWHIASNRDGTKVLCDTVHPDIGLRLVDVESGEHTPICHPQSSSSGSQWKTDRYALAEDWAAAQQAGDREKSLSWMEMKVDTVYGPQWTHPHPSFSPDETAVVYTSDVSGHSQVYVAVIP
- a CDS encoding M14 family metallocarboxypeptidase — encoded protein: MRDYTEITERLKYLDVPIELLGTVHAKENINLPIYQIHLASSARTPRRVLITGGMHGDEPAGVEAVLRFLERDNTTLLKDFSFLVIPCINPYGYVHNTRETFDDIDINRAFETDDVAEVAIVKKALGQTQFSLAIDFHEDYDATGFYLYEGKRDEKYIGPRLATAAKAIGPLDPEDPGEDAPDLAEGVYKVATSWGTQGLTPYLLHFHSEHVIISETPTVWQLEQRVALHLTILDTALDIISRKDV
- a CDS encoding tetratricopeptide repeat protein; this translates as MPTETELYDAALTHFAENDLEAAVNAFKELIDTYPDYIEGFLGLGHAYERMSLYDEAIEAIQKAIEINPKDPLVYTSLSMCYQRKGMIQEAEDAMAKSQQLQIEASGSST
- a CDS encoding mandelate racemase/muconate lactonizing enzyme family protein — encoded protein: MEDQQIQSNVNTASQPSALKITDMRIVRTQTGGPILKLDTNQGIYGLGEVRDGASPTYALMLKSRILGENPCNVDKIFRQIKQFGHHARQGGGICGIEMALMDLAGKAYGVPCYQLAGGKFRDKIRCYSDTPSLRDPEEMGKILQERMDRGFTFLKMDIGVGLLRGTPGTISAPAGNLETSNLMHPFTGIRLTEKGIGILCEYVETVRGIIGYEIPLSVDHFGHIGIEDCIRLARALEKYNLAWLEDMVPWQYTDQYVRLSNSCATPICTGEDIYCKEDFMPLFESRGIAIAHPDIATSGGILETKKIGDLAEEHGIAMALHMAGTPVCAMASVHCAAATSNFMVLENHSVDNPWWDEMVTGLPNPIIQDGYINVPDTPGLGIDLNEEVIREHLHSEETDYFAPTTEWDSERSHDRLWS